tccctgttcATGCAAAGATCCAGCTTCCTCCAGGGCAGGTGGTTTAGGAGACCCTTAGGACAGGAGATGGACAAGGCTGCTTCATCCCTCGGGGTGCAGAAAGCTCTCAGAGGAGCCCTGAAATGCTGTTGCTCGTGTCCCATGCAGCAGGATCAAACCCTGCCCTTCCCCGTCGTGGTGAAACCCCCAGCTGGCCTGTGCTGTGCTCGGTGGGCAAAACCAGCtctgccccgtgtcccccgctTTGTCCCTGCCCCGGTGCCATTAACCCTGAGTGAAGCCACAGGATTTGGTGGGGATCTGAGCTGCCAGGACATTGTGCATTAACGCCCTGTTCACAGAGGGggttttcccctttgttttattttttatattcacTGAGTGTCAGACTTGCACTTTttgattattattaattattccttattataataataattttatgcCTAATAGAAACTTGCCTCACCTTTCCTGCCACCCTGCAAAGTATCTTCCCCGAGGGCCAGGTCTGGCAGGCACCTTCCTCCTGCACCCAGGGATGCCCCGGCTCCTGCGGGCAGCTGCAAGATGCTCAACAGCCctctggggctgagctgctggtggggctCTGCCGGGAGGGGAAATTGAGGCAGGGAGTTGGGTTATCTGGGTGGGCATGGGCTGGAGAGGCCAGCCGTCCTtcctcccgcccccccagcaAGAGTAAGGTGTCCTTCCTCGGCCCCGCGGTGGGTGTGTAGTCCAGCATCGTGAGCAGAAGGGGTTCCGGCAGCTCCCGTCTGCAGGCAGCGGCTCCTGGCAGGGTCTCAGCCCCGAGGCTGTGCTGGCTTTGAGCTTGTCCCTGGCCGGGGACTTCATCCCAGAGACAGGAGGTGGAGGGTCTCAGTCTATCGTGTGCAGCATCGCTACCAActgctctctccccctcccaggtCTTCAACGAAGATGGCACGGTGCGGTACTTCATCGATGCCAGCCAGGAGGACCACCGCAGCTGGATGACCTACATCAAATGTGCACGGAATGAGCAGGAGCAGAACCTGGAAGTGGTTCAGATCGGGAACAGCATCTTCTACAAGGCCATTGAGGTAAGCGGGGCCGGGAGgcagctgggcagctgcaggaggggagcagggtgctgggacccccccaccccacagatCCCCCCCTTTGTTCTTTGGGCTGTTGCTGGGGTGTCTGTGTGAGCGCAGGGCGGCTTTGCTGTCCCCGGCACCCAGACCCACTGGGACAGGTAGGCACCGCAGGGAATGGCCATTGCACGGGCTTCAGAGAGCAGCGAAGGCTCCTTTTCCTCTCGGTCCCCCTTCGGTGGTCTCATGGGGTGACgtgtgctgagcagagggagagcAAACACCACCCAAGCTTGTTTTGGGGTGCAAAGTGTGAAAAGAGCTGCAATCCTGGCCCAGCTGGGGCTTTAGGCAGGAGCAGGGTTTTGATGCTCTCTTGAAAAATGGGATTTTGTGCTGAACCTACTTCTCTGTAGCAGGGAAAAGCTTGGCGGGGTTTCTGTGAAACCCAGGCACTGAGTGCAGGCTGCGCCTGACCCTGCACAGGTTTCACCCAGGGGTCGCAAGCGGCTCTAGCTGTAAATGAAGCGGAGTGGAGGatgggggctgcgggaggcaggCGGTCAGGGAGccgcagggcaggcagggtgCGGTGCTGGAGCAGCCGTTCCTTGGGCTGTCCGCAgcggggctgtggggaagggctCCATCCCGCCCTGCTCATCCTTGCACTCCCATAGAAAGCGCTGGTGGGTGCTGGACCGgcgggggagcagggacaggtgCTGGGTCCCAGGAACATCCCAGGGCACAGGCTGAGGTGCTGCGGGGTGGAGGCTGGAGATACCTCCACCCCACAGCTCCCCGCGGGAGATGCTGGGATGGAGGTTGGTGTCCACTCTCTGGCAGCTACATGCACACAAGTCACGCAGTGCCACCCGTGTGACAGTGGGGACCAGCCCTGCTTGTGTACAGTGTCCCCATAACCCAACGCTGTTGCAGGTGGAGGAAGGTGGTATCTTGGGGACATGTAGCTTAGAGTCACAGGAGGGAACATCTCCCGTTCCACCCCAGGCCAGCGCTGCGGGACCATCCATCTCCAGTATCAGGTCCAGAGTCCTGGATGCTCAGGACCGTGGGCTCCTGTGGCTGCTCGCAGCTGGGAGAGGGTTTTAGCTGGGAAAAAGTGTGAGTGCCCACTGCTTTGGTGGGCAagggcagccccccaggtctggcTGGGCTCCTGCGCTGCCTTATGGAGGAGCAGATGCTCAAGTGTTCCACAGCACCACGGCCCAACCCTGCATTGAGCCAGCATCAGGGCTGGGTTTGGGATTGCCGTAGAGGGATGGGAGAGGCAAGTGGGTGGGTAAGAAGAGAACAGGTATTTTCTGCTGCTGCGGGAGAGTCCCGTGTACCTCCTCGGGGCTCTGCTGCCTGTCCCCGTCCGGCACATGAGCCCCGAGCATGGTTGTGCTGCTCTCCCTGTTCTGGACACCCCTCCGTAGGCTTCGGCTGTACCCGGTTTTAAGACCTGATGTTCTTGTAGGCGGCTGCTCTGACAGCAGCTTAGTTGCTTTGTGTTACTGTTCTTAAATTAtgcaaagaagtaaaataattcCAGGTAGCCGTGGTGTAATTAGGAATACACACCTTGTGTGTGCACAGACGATGGGGCAGGTGAGATGATATTTGGGGAGGTGCATGTAGAGGCCCTGTACAATCACGGTCAATCTGCAGGCTTGGTCCCAGCGCTGAAGCAGCGAGCGCCAGAGCAGGATGAGTTTAATTCCCTCGGCAGAAGCAGGAAAGTTGAAATGTTGAGGGCAATGAACCCCCAGTGATGGGGGGGTGAATGTGGGAATGTGGGGTGCCTGCTGTCACACTGCAGCTGTTCCCTGGTCACGGTGGTGCTCCTGCTCCCACTGCCGCTGGGTCGACATTGGGTGCCTCCGTTccaggaggagcagaaggggCCGGAGCTTTCTGTGTGACAGTGTGAGAAAGGGAAGCAAGGAGTGTGTGAGGAGCTGGGTCACAACTGGGCACGACAGGTCGAGGATCTGCATCTTTCGTGGGCTCCCCATTCCAACCTGTGCCACATGCCTGCAAGGTacacgtgcatgcacacacacacatgcagtcCGAAACCGATGGCTTGTTCAAACTCATTGTGGTTTGTGCACccaacaaggaaaggaaaagcaagagaggATTTTCCTTTTGTGGTTCTCTCTCTGCTCATTAATCCCCCAGCACGGAGTCACAGGCACACGAATGCAGCATCTCGGACCCGCGCGAGCTCCCCCCTTGTTACCCACCGCCTTGTCGCCTTCCTTACCACAAATCCTGGACCGAGAGCTCAGCATCAGCCCGAGACCAGCTGGAGCAGCGCAATCTCAGGCAGGATACGCAAACACGGATCTGGCCATAGCGGTGCCCTCTCTCAGCAGCACACACGTCCATGCATGGGCATTGCCACCCTCCGTCCCCTGCGCAGCCTCCTGCCCTGCGCCCGCTGCATCCCCTCCCCGGTGGGTACCACGAGCTGCCTGGCCCCTGTCGCTCTGCACCCACCTCTGCTGCACTATCCATCACCCCAGTGCAATATTTCTTTGGATGCATTTCTCACCTACCCAccaaaaaaatcagatttatttgctgctttttttgctaTTTGCCTTTaacattttcatgtgttttgccCGTTCCCGCCCTTACTTGCTAGTTTgtttttccccatcctcctcaGCAATTCCAAGTTGCTGCCACTGGAAAATAAAGTGAGGGCAGCGAGTTTTGGCCTTTGATCTGAAGGCCACGAGATTCCTGGGGGGCAATTTAAATTGCTTTGGGGTATATGCACATGAGCACTCACATGCTACTGGCACAGATGCTCCAGCAGAATAaaacatgcatgcacacacatatgcacacatgcaATGTGTTTTATCCTTTTGgcgatattttattttatttgcttgtattaaaaataactcattttctgTTAAGAGAAAATGACACTAAGAAACAGCATCAATTTGGGATGCAAAATGATATTGGCTTCCCCTGCCTCCCAAATTCCTACTCCGCAGCCCCAGTGAGGTCTTTATGCAGATGGACATTTAAACTTACGAAGTCAAATTCCCACTGCTTTCAGGTGCTTAAAATTAGGCACATTTTCAGCACTCAGGTGATCTAACTTACGATCTTTTTCATGTGGATGATGCTTTTCTTGGACTACTCTGTGTATTGAAAGCCAGCCTCTGAAAGTAGGGACTTTTGCATTTCTAAATTAGGTTTTTAACATTAGGGACCCGCAAAGGGATGATGTTATTAGCGTTGCCTGAACCGGTGTGAGAGCATCTGTCTTCCCAGCCACGGCTGCTTCACACAGGGAGGCTTGAACGGCGTTTCCTGGCTGCTGGCTCCGGCCGCCCCGCCAGAGCAGGAGCATAATGGGAACAACAGGGGCAGGAGAAGTGCCATCAGTTCAGGGAAAGAGGAGTTTGGTTGGTGCAaaagcccttccctgcccctatAGATCTCCTTGGGCTGTTGCAGGTGCTGTGGCTTTGGTGTGGGATGTAGGCAGCATCTCGCACCTGAGCCATGCTCTTCTATACACAGCCCCCGAGCTCTCCCCCCGATCCTCGGGCTGACAAGCCCTTTGCTGGCACATCTGCATTTCCACCTGCTAAAAGAAGCCCCGGCGGCGTCGGGTGGGAGATGCTGCCTGTGCCCTACAGCAGCAGGGTGCTGACGGCTCCGTCCAGAGCCGAAACGCTCTGCAGGAGCACTGAGCTGCAGCTCCATGTCACTGCTCCCTGCTTTGGTCTCTGTCACTTGTGCCTCGCTGCAGTTCATGGGTCACAAATGGCTTATTTCTCTGTGTCTCTGGGTGCCGCCCTGTCCTTGTCTCCCCGAGCTGAGGAACTCCGGGTCCAGACACTGCAGCTCCATCTGTGTGCTCTGTAGCTGCATTTTGCCTGTCACCTTGTTTGTGGCCCAGCAGGGAGACCCCGCTGCAGGTTTGTGTTGGTGGTAGATGGTGCTGAGCCGTGCCATCACCTCCAGcgctgcagcctgtgctgtgccgtgcctgcccagggggtgctggggaccGCTGGCAGGTCCCAGATATCAGTAGGGGTCAGCAGGAGATGCGGTATGGCCAGGGCAGGCCTGAAGCGACCAGCTGAGGATGCACAAGGAGCCGTTCACTGTCCCCTCCAACACCCCCATCTGTATCTCTCTCTCTAGATGATTCCTCCGGACCAAGAGCTGCTGGTCTGGTATGGGAACTCCCACAACACCTTCCTGGGCATCCCGGGTGTGCCGGGGCTGGAAGAGGAGCAGAAGAAGAACAAACATGGTAGGTAACATTGGAAACAGCCATGGGCGTAGCATCCCTGCCCGTTCTCCGTTCACCCGTTCAGCTCTGAGGGCATGGGGTGGGCACGGGGCAGGTACACCCCAGGGGATATGTCAGatcccccagctctctggggacAAACCCAGGGACTATGAGACAGATCTATACAGCTTGAGCAGGTCCCCAGTAACTTGGGAGGTCGCCTCCATGACGGTTTGCCCACGGCTATTGCTGGTGTGgtggccagcagctgctgcccgatgcagccgggcagggaggaggagggcaggtgTGCGAGCGGGAGGAAGGCAGCCCCAATGCACTGCAAAACTCCGAGTGGATGCAGCTGCCTATGTCCCCACTCCGCATTTAACAGATCTTACCCCAAATCACCATCGCAGGAGGCTTGtttctccctcatctttcactCCCTGCTTGTCTTGGTGGTTCCCCGAGGCACTCCACTGTGGAGGAGGGCAGATgaggggattttttggggggaaatgtGACcatggcaggcagcagagctcttGGGCACTTTTGGTGATGCTGTACTCACAGCCAGACCCCACCTGTGCTTCTCTGAGCAAGCCGGGTCACAGGCCAGTGGAGCAGGGGAGGATGCTGGGACCAGTGCAGGGACAGCCTGGGGCTGTGAGGAGCTCGGGCTGGAGACAAGGGCAGCGTGGCTGCGAGTTCCTGGGTCGCCTCGAGTGCTCCCCCTCACCTAAATTTGAGTGAGCCTGTTCCCAGCTCTGGCCACATCCCAAATCCTGAAGTCCCAGCCTGCGACCCCACTCTGCCCGGGATGGGCATCCTCAGTGGGCAGAGGAGCCAGTGAGTGGGCACGGGGTGGGCATTTAGGGCAGTCAGCACCTTGGGGGCTCGGGGATGCGGTGCTGTGCCGGAGGGCAGTGTCTTACTGTCCCCTGTTGTCTCCAGAGGACTTCCACGCAGTGGAGACGGGGGCCAGCACGACGGGGCGCATGCGCTGCGTCATCTGCCACCGCGGCTTCAACTCCCGCAGCAACCTGCGCTCCCACATGCGCATCCACACCCTGGACAAGCCCTTCGTGTGCCGCTTCTGCAACCGCCGCTTCAGCCAGTCCTCCACCCTCCGCAATCACGTCCGCTTGCACACCGGCGAGCGTCCCTACAAGTGCCAGGTTTGCCAAAGTGCCTACTCCCAGCTCGCCGGGCTGCGGGCGCACCAGAAAAGCGCCCGCCATCGGCCCCCCAATGCCTCCCTGCAGGCTCACTCGCCGGCCCTGCCTGTGCCCCACCCTGCCTCGCTGGCCCACCACATCCCCACCATGGTGCTGTGAAGCCCCGCAATGGGTTTTTGGACAGCAAAGACTGGCGTTGAGACATGCAATGaactggggtggggggttggTCCTTGGCAGAGCTtgggggcagaggcaggggcTGCTTTGTGTGTTGAAGTGTGTGGGGTTGCTGGTTTATTTTTGGGGCATCGCCGTTTGCGTGGGGTTCGGCAGGCTGTGTGGAGACCGGGGGGTGGACACCCGCTTCTCCCCTCAGCTCTGCAAGATCCCGGTGCAGCTGCACCATGCTCCCCGGGGACATGCGGTGTAGGGGGGTGCTGCTGgtccccaggctggcaggaggagagagaggggcgAGGGAACACAGCGGGACATCTGGCGGGGGTTTGCCAGCGCacaaggggagggctggggcagccgaAAAGCTGGGCCTGGGTGAGTCACGCCTGGGTTTTACAGATAATTTGATGGAAAGAAATattgctcttctccctcctcctctgctccagcgaGTGTCCAGCTGAGACATGTGCCTCGTTGAGAGGCTGGCACAGCCCTGTCATGGGCAGCCTGTCCATGCCTCTTTACACCAGGGGCAGCTTTGGCCCTGGTGGCTCATTCCAAGGGACACATTTCCCTCCTCGGGAGCCCTGATTTAGAAAATGatcccatttttccccccaaatcccctcgtctgccctcctccagcctgaGCCGTGTGGTGGGGTTTGCCCAATGCCTCCCGAGCAATGCCACGGGCAGAGGGGACAGGCCACAAGCCATGGTGACGCCCCCAGCACGACATGCCAGCTGGAAATGCCCATCCATGGGCAGGTTTTGTGGGGGGCCCATCGCTCTCCATCGCTCCCCGCAGCCGTGAGGAATGGAACACTTCGGCTGTTGCTTCTCCTGGCCTCTGGGGACAGAGAAACCCCGTCCCTGGGCCAGCTCTGTCCCCAAGGACAAGTCTAGGCGCCCTCTGGAGTCCTGCCACACGCGAGAGGAGGGCTGTGTATCATAAAGCTTAAAAGAAGGTATTCTAATATTAATTATAAGTCTAAGATGTATAA
The genomic region above belongs to Rissa tridactyla isolate bRisTri1 chromosome 14, bRisTri1.patW.cur.20221130, whole genome shotgun sequence and contains:
- the PRDM12 gene encoding PR domain zinc finger protein 12 yields the protein MMGSVLPAEALVLKPGLKPPGLSLAEVITSDILHSFLYGRWRNVLGEQLFEEKSSPKTAFTAEVLAQSFSGEVQKLSSLVLPSEVIIAQSSIPGEGLGIFSKTWIKAGTEMGPFTGRVISPEHVDLCKNNNLMWEVFNEDGTVRYFIDASQEDHRSWMTYIKCARNEQEQNLEVVQIGNSIFYKAIEMIPPDQELLVWYGNSHNTFLGIPGVPGLEEEQKKNKHEDFHAVETGASTTGRMRCVICHRGFNSRSNLRSHMRIHTLDKPFVCRFCNRRFSQSSTLRNHVRLHTGERPYKCQVCQSAYSQLAGLRAHQKSARHRPPNASLQAHSPALPVPHPASLAHHIPTMVL